In Mercurialis annua linkage group LG5, ddMerAnnu1.2, whole genome shotgun sequence, a single genomic region encodes these proteins:
- the LOC126680203 gene encoding uncharacterized protein LOC126680203, with protein sequence MPPFLLSFRPLISCHASTAVLPSSAPRLPPPPPNLTTATTTTTSSPALTCALHCPHFQSCSGCTQEFNLHRPIIINEATEFFENLGVSDFTFDSSRLWGWRCRAKLAVRGSSMNPLIGLYEEGTHNVVDIPQCQAHHPSINAAVELLRKGITELNVEPYDEDEGTGDLRYVQMAVTTYNTSLPASERYKNGKVQVSLVWNSRNENAPNSDKLNYLANYLWRNGGPRSAVCFIHSVWANFQTSYNNIIFGNRWRHLLGEQDFWEHVGGIDISLAPSSFGQANIRAFDALLRKLQKFVPFGTSVTDLYAGAGVIGLSLAASRKCRSVKCVEVNKESKISFEKTVERLPKSVDSSISWHQADTSDDPVSWLRGSEVVVVDPPRKGLDSSLVDALRTISSLERKAMSSSISHDAKIKDEKRPWILRAKEASVEIRSKTTLEDPQLLPQTLIYISCGWESFKEDCSALLSSKAWRLEKAYGFNFFPGTQSIEILAIFKRGQRASLKKTKTKKKKKKSGKKKKPHEELD encoded by the exons ATGCCTCCGTTTCTCCTTTCCTTCCGACCACTCATCTCCTGCCACGCCTCCACCGCCGTACTTCCATCCTCCGCTCCTCGTCTACCACCGCCACCACCGAACCTCACCACCGCCACCACTACCACCACCTCCTCGCCTGCATTGACATGCGCCTTACACTGCCCTCATTTCCAATC ATGTTCTGGTTGCACGCAAGAATTCAATCTGCACCGTCCGATTATAATCAACGAGGCTACTGAGTTTTTCGAAAACCTCGGAGTTTCTGATTTCACTTTTGATAGCTCTAGATTG TGGGGATGGAGGTGTCGTGCAAAATTAGCTGTTCGTGGTTCTTCGATGAACCCTTTGATTGGTCTATACGAGGAGGGTACTCATAATGTAGTTGATATTCCTCAATGCCAAG CCCATCATCCAAGTATTAATGCTGCCGTTGAATTACTTagaaaag GTATCACTGAATTGAATGTTGAGCCTTACGATGAAGATGAAGGGACAGGAGATTTACGATATGTTCAG ATGGCTGTAACGACTTACAATACTTCTCTTCCTGCCTCAGAAAGATATAAAAatg GTAAAGTACAAGTTTCTTTAGTTTGGAATTCCAGAAATGAGAACGCTCCTAATTCTGACAAATTAAATTACTTGGCCAAT TACTTATGGAGAAATGGTGGACCAAGGAGTGCAGTTTGTTTCATTCACTCTGTATGGGCCAACTTTCAGACATCATATAACAAT ATTATTTTTGGGAATAGGTGGAGACATCTTTTAGGAGAGCAAGACTTCTGGGAACATGTTGGAGGAATTGATATATCATTAGCTCCATCCAGTTTTGGACAAGCAAATATACGG GCTTTTGATGCATTGCTGCGGAAGTTACAGAAGTTTGTCCCTTTTGGAACATCTGTTACTGATTTATATGCTGGAGCTGGTGTCATTGGGCTATCGTTGGCGGCCTCAAGGAAGTGCAG ATCTGTTAAATGTGTTGAGGTCAACAAAGAGTCAAAAATATCTTTTGAGAAAACAGTTGAACGCCTTCCGAAGTCCGTAGATAGCAGCATCAGTTGGCATCAAGCAGATACTTCAGAT GATCCTGTATCTTGGCTTAGGGGCTCTGAAGTAGTAGTTGTTGATCCTCCTAGAAAAGGACTTGACTCGTCTCTTGTCGATGCGTTGCGGACCATATCATCATTGGAACGGAAAGCTATGTCGTCCTCCATAAG tCACGATGCAAAGATCAAAGATGAAAAAAGACCATGGATTTTACGCGCAAAGGAAGCCTCAGTTGAAATCAGAAGTAAAACAACATTGGAGGACCCTCAGTTGCTACCTCAAACGCTTATTTATATAAGTTGTGGATGGGAAAGTTTCAAAGAG GATTGCTCCGCATTGTTGTCGAGTAAGGCATGGCGTTTGGAAAAGGCTTATGGATTTAACTTCTTTCCTGGAACCCAGAG CATTGAGATTCTGGCTATATTTAAGAGGGGCCAAAGAGCAAGCCTGAAGAAGACgaagacgaagaagaagaagaagaaatcaggaaagaagaaaaaaccTCATGAGGAGCTTGATTAG
- the LOC126680202 gene encoding chloride channel protein CLC-b, translating to MNSSQHYKCYLPFTNPLVTEPCTVPMEDDSETRTPRHSIEANHQEEERDPESNSLHQPLLKRNRTLSSTPLAIIGSKVSHIESLDYEINENDLFKHDWRSRSSVQILQYILLKWILAFLVGLLTGLIATLINLAVENIAGYKLLAVVKFIENERYLLGLAYFTGVNLVLTAFASSLCVWFAPTAAGPGIPEIKAYLNGIDTPNMFGATTLIVKIFGSIGAVAAGLDLGKEGPLVHIGSCIASLLGQGGSDNHRVKWRWLRYFNNDRDRRDIITCGASSGVCAAFRAPVGGVLFALEEVATWWRSSLLWRTFFSTAVVVVILRAFIEICKSGQCGLFGKGGLIMFDVSDVTVSYHVMDILPVIFIGLIGGLLGSLYNHVLHKILRLYNLINQKGKIYKLLLSLTVSLFTSVCQYGLPFLAKCQPCDPSVAELCPTNDRSGNFKQFNCPSGHYNDLATLLLTTNDDAVRNIFSSNTPHEFLPSSLLIFFVLYCILGLFTFGIATPSGLFLPIILIGSAYGRLLGVAMGPYTNLDQGLYAVLGAASLMAGSMRMTVSLCVIFLELTNNLLLLPITMIVLLIAKTVGDSFNPSIYDIILDLKGLPFLDANPEPWMRNITVGELADAKPPLVCLSGVEKVSRVVDVLKNTTHNGFPVVDYEVVPPQGLAAGATELHGVILRAHLVQALKKKWFLREKRRTEDSEVRQKFTWIDLSERELKIEEVAVTREEMEMYIDLHPLTNTTPYTVVESMSVAKAMVLFRQVGLRHLLIVPKYEASGVPPVVGILTRQDLRAHNILNAFPHLARPKDREKRH from the exons ATGAACTCTAGTCAGCATTATAAGTGTTATCTTCCCTTTACCAATCCACTTGTAACAGAACCTTGTACAGTTCCAATGGAGGATGATTCAGAAACAAGAACACCACGTCACTCCATTGAAGCTAATCATCAAGAAGAAGAACGAGACCCGGAAAGCAACTCACTTCACCAGCCACTTcttaaaagaaacagaacattaTCTTCCACTCCCTTAGCCATTATTGGCTCCAAAGTTTCTCATATTGAAAGCTTAGATTATGA AATTAATGAGAATGATCTTTTCAAACATGACTGGAGGAGTAGATCCAGTGTTCAGATTTTGCAGTATATATTGTTGAAGTGGATTCTTGCATTTCTTGTTGGACTCTTGACTGGTTTGATTGCTACTCTCATCAATCTTGCAGTTGAGAATATTGCTGGTTATAAGCTTCTTGCTGTTGTCAAGTTCATAGAGAATGAAAG ATATTTACTGGGTTTGGCCTATTTTACTGGGGTGAATCTTGTTTTGACTGCTTTTGCATCTTCTTTGTGTGTGTGGTTTGCACCTACTGCTGCTGGCCCTGGTATCCCTGAGATTAAGGCTTATCTGAATGGAATTGATACTCCTAATATGTTTGGAGCTACCACTTTGATTGTTAAG ATATTTGGAAGCATAGGAGCAGTTGCTGCTGGACTAGATTTAGGGAAAGAAGGGCCTCTGGTGCACATAGGCAGTTGCATTGCCTCCTTACTAGGCCAAGGAGGGTCTGATAACCACCGTGTCAAGTGGCGGTGGCTTCGCTACTTCAACAACGACAGGGATCGCAGGGACATCATAACCTGCGGTGCTTCCTCAGGTGTTTGTGCAGCTTTCCGTGCCCCGGTTGGTGGTGTTCTGTTTGCGCTTGAAGAGGTAGCAACATGGTGGAGGAGTTCACTTCTGTGGAGAACTTTCTTCAGCACAGCAGTAGTGGTGGTAATCCTCAGGGCTTTTATAGAAATCTGCAAGTCAGGCCAGTGTGGACTATTTGGTAAAGGTGGGTTGATCATGTTTGATGTGAGTGATGTTACGGTGAGCTACCATGTCATGGATATTCTCCCGGTCATTTTTATCGGCCTTATTGGTGGTCTTTTGGGCAGTCTCTACAACCATGTTCTTCATAAAATTCTCAGGCTCTACAATCTCATTAACCA GAAAGGGAAAATATACAAGCTACTTCTGAGTTTAACTGTCTCACTCTTTACCTCAGTATGTCAATACGGTCTCCCATTTCTTGCTAAATGCCAACCTTGTGATCCCTCAGTAGCAGAGTTATGCCCTACAAATGACCGGTCAGGCAACTTCAAACAATTCAACTGTCCGAGCGGCCACTACAATGACCTTGCAACTCTGCTCCTCACGACAAATGATGACGCAGTCCGAAACATTTTCTCCTCAAACACTCCCCATGAATTTCTCCCTTCATCCCTTCTCATTTTCTTCGTACTCTACTGCATCTTGGGACTATTTACCTTCGGCATTGCTACTCCTTCAGGTCTTTTCCTCCCTATCATCCTTATAGGCTCAGCATACGGCCGCCTGCTTGGTGTTGCCATGGGACCATATACAAACCTCGACCAGGGTCTTTATGCAGTACTTGGTGCAGCCTCACTTATGGCTGGCTCGATGAGGATGACTGTTTCGCTCTGCGTAATCTTCCTGGAACTCACCAACAATCTGCTGTTACTTCCGATAACAATGATTGTCCTGTTGATAGCTAAAACAGTAGGAGACAGCTTTAATCCGAGCATTTATGACATTATTCTGGACCTGAAAGGTTTGCCTTTCTTAGATGCGAATCCCGAGCCATGGATGCGAAATATCACAGTAGGTGAGCTAGCTGATGCTAAACCGCCACTGGTATGTCTTTCTGGAGTCGAAAAGGTGTCCCGGGTTGTCGATGTACTAAAAAATACCACGCATAATGGGTTCCCAGTTGTAGATTATGAAGTGGTGCCTCCTCAGGGGCTCGCTGCTGGCGCGACAGAACTGCATGGAGTAATCCTGAGAGCGCACCTTGTTCAAGCACTTAAGAAGAAATGGTTCCTGCGAGAGAAAAGAAGAACAGAAGATTCGGAAGTTAGACAGAAGTTCACTTGGATTGATCTGTCGGAAAGGGAATTGAAGATTGAGGAGGTAGCTGTAACAAGGGAAGAAATGGAAATGTATATTGATCTGCATCCTCTTACCAATACCACACCTTACACAGTAGTCGAGAGCATGTCAGTAGCGAAAGCAATGGTACTTTTCCGGCAAGTAGGGCTTCGACACTTGCTCATTGTTCCCAAGTACGAAGCATCTGGG GTACCTCCAGTGGTGGGAATCTTAACAAGACAGGACTTAAGGGCACACAACATCTTGAATGCCTTCCCTCATTTGGCTCGACCCAAGGACAGAGAAAAGAGACACTAA